The following proteins are encoded in a genomic region of Meiothermus sp. CFH 77666:
- a CDS encoding nitrous oxide reductase accessory protein NosL: MYKNRREVIKMLSALGASAGLSQALAQQMQPTQPAAPASLETIPAKTIPWEKGTCAFCEMPLKTPAPGAWMGRTFNPGFFEQTYSQIALKEPQKGMDAIHFESIACMVNYAWVYGLRDGVGTTFYVADRGLYDPAKGSEAVRLLPARQAVYLWGEKRGWVVMDAKVAAFSSKVEAEVFIRRNPDLGRTRILDWQTLLDLAPLPEMNLVSLLAKHAGLLK, from the coding sequence ATGTACAAGAACCGTCGTGAAGTGATCAAGATGCTTTCGGCTTTAGGCGCCTCGGCTGGGCTCTCGCAGGCCCTGGCCCAGCAGATGCAGCCCACGCAGCCCGCAGCTCCGGCGAGCCTCGAGACCATCCCGGCCAAAACCATCCCCTGGGAGAAGGGCACCTGCGCCTTCTGCGAGATGCCCCTCAAGACCCCGGCCCCCGGTGCCTGGATGGGCCGCACCTTCAACCCGGGCTTCTTCGAACAGACCTACAGCCAGATTGCCCTTAAGGAACCGCAAAAGGGGATGGACGCCATCCACTTTGAGTCCATTGCCTGCATGGTCAACTACGCCTGGGTCTACGGCCTGCGCGACGGGGTGGGCACCACCTTCTACGTGGCCGACCGGGGCCTTTACGACCCCGCCAAAGGCTCCGAGGCCGTGCGGCTGCTACCCGCCCGCCAGGCCGTCTATCTGTGGGGCGAGAAGCGCGGCTGGGTGGTGATGGATGCCAAGGTGGCCGCGTTCAGCTCAAAGGTAGAGGCCGAGGTCTTTATCCGCCGGAACCCCGACTTAGGCCGCACCCGCATCCTGGACTGGCAGACCCTCTTGGATCTGGCCCCCTTGCCCGAAATGAACCTGGTAAGCCTGCTGGCCAAGCACGCGGGCTTGCTCAAGTAA
- a CDS encoding NosD domain-containing protein produces the protein MLVLYPPAPLPPLYPGQTVVLEAGVHQGPWSITTPGVRLVARPGAVLDGGGQGTALTLSAPGVVVENLEIRNTGKGDDFYEPDAAVALHQCEGCVVRGLRARGVTGGIRVEQSNRAVVENCDLGGTQAAPGLQTYRSDEVVLRGNRIQGFLDNLYVEYGERVVVEGNRVEAGERYGLHLMFTYQAQVRGNHSQGNRVGSALMHGAENRVKHNTFAREVGPLRYGLLLQEEWKAVLKNNRFVESTIGLLSLDSRDTLLEQNHFDRNGTALFFARDTDQNSLLATENVFVGNLQDVAVDDPKARVSLRGNAFDRAAPLPVPHLPSSSFSLLSTRQPDLSLFALSPGVMLWEAAEAKVPGLRLLALADPEARPVTPPAISVAPGLLGLALLSLLGGLWLRW, from the coding sequence ATGCTGGTGCTTTACCCCCCTGCCCCTTTGCCCCCCCTGTACCCCGGCCAGACCGTGGTGCTGGAAGCCGGTGTGCACCAGGGCCCCTGGAGCATCACCACCCCCGGTGTGCGCCTGGTAGCCCGGCCCGGCGCGGTGCTGGACGGCGGGGGCCAGGGCACCGCCCTCACCCTCTCGGCGCCGGGAGTTGTGGTGGAGAACCTGGAGATCCGAAACACCGGCAAGGGAGACGACTTCTACGAGCCCGATGCGGCCGTGGCGCTGCACCAGTGCGAGGGCTGCGTGGTGCGGGGCCTGCGGGCTCGAGGGGTCACGGGCGGTATCCGGGTCGAGCAATCCAACCGAGCGGTGGTGGAAAACTGCGATTTGGGGGGCACTCAAGCAGCCCCCGGCCTGCAAACCTACCGCAGCGACGAGGTGGTGCTGCGGGGCAACCGGATTCAGGGCTTCCTGGACAACCTGTATGTGGAGTACGGCGAACGGGTGGTGGTGGAGGGCAACCGGGTGGAAGCCGGGGAACGCTACGGGCTGCACCTGATGTTTACCTACCAGGCCCAGGTTCGGGGCAACCACAGCCAGGGCAACCGGGTGGGCTCGGCCCTCATGCACGGGGCCGAGAACCGGGTGAAGCACAACACCTTTGCCCGGGAGGTGGGGCCTTTGCGCTACGGGCTGTTGCTGCAAGAGGAATGGAAAGCGGTGCTCAAGAACAATCGCTTCGTAGAGAGTACCATCGGGCTTTTGTCGCTGGACTCGAGGGATACCCTCCTCGAGCAGAATCACTTTGACCGCAACGGCACCGCCCTCTTTTTCGCCCGCGACACCGACCAGAACAGCCTTTTGGCGACAGAGAACGTCTTTGTGGGCAATCTGCAAGATGTGGCGGTAGACGACCCCAAGGCCAGGGTGAGCCTCCGGGGCAACGCCTTCGACCGGGCCGCCCCGCTGCCGGTGCCGCATCTGCCCAGCAGCAGTTTCTCGCTTTTGAGCACCCGCCAGCCCGACCTGAGCCTTTTTGCCCTTTCACCGGGGGTGATGCTCTGGGAGGCCGCCGAGGCCAAGGTGCCGGGGCTTCGGCTCCTGGCCCTGGCCGACCCGGAAGCCCGACCCGTCACACCGCCTGCTATATCTGTGGCCCCCGGCCTGTTGGGGCTGGCCCTGTTGAGCCTGTTGGGAGGTTTATGGTTGAGGTGGTAG
- a CDS encoding C4-dicarboxylate transporter: MEAAVPAQPSVRFLNPAWFASVMGTGVVAMALAQFGLVGWALPIYFLALLALVGLLGLYLAKLVRYPQAVLADLQHPLFSQMLPTLPIALMVMSLATRLLPLGDWSLPLGQALFWVGLVLIFGVGLLVVFTVSTQLRLPLEVANGAWFIPPVSALLVPMAGGLWLSAFPKVWQKEIWVVSGLFLGIGFFLYLFVLVSFLQRMYAHGRLEPHFLPSVFIGLAPVGLLVLAPWRWLEGGARVGLVPEGWVSAWPVVGLAIWGLGLWWLVYSLALLLDTLLVECRRVQFHFAPGWWGFVFPLGAFTLSTLALSRGLESAFLAALAWVLLLLLGVFWLWVMLYSLRAWATLGALRPPKP, encoded by the coding sequence ATGGAAGCCGCTGTTCCGGCGCAGCCCAGCGTGCGTTTCCTGAACCCGGCCTGGTTTGCCTCGGTGATGGGTACCGGGGTGGTGGCCATGGCCCTGGCCCAGTTTGGCCTGGTCGGGTGGGCCCTGCCGATTTACTTCCTGGCTTTGTTGGCCCTGGTGGGGCTTCTGGGGCTGTATCTGGCCAAACTGGTGCGTTATCCGCAAGCCGTGCTGGCCGATCTGCAACACCCGCTGTTCTCGCAGATGCTGCCCACCTTGCCCATCGCCCTGATGGTGATGAGCCTGGCCACCCGTCTCCTGCCGTTGGGAGACTGGTCGCTGCCCCTGGGCCAGGCGCTTTTCTGGGTAGGCCTGGTGCTCATCTTTGGGGTGGGTCTGCTGGTGGTGTTTACGGTGAGTACCCAGCTCCGGCTACCCCTCGAGGTCGCCAACGGGGCCTGGTTCATTCCGCCGGTTTCGGCGTTGCTGGTGCCGATGGCGGGCGGGCTCTGGCTCAGCGCCTTCCCCAAGGTCTGGCAGAAGGAAATCTGGGTGGTGAGCGGGCTCTTTTTGGGGATTGGGTTTTTCCTCTACCTGTTTGTGTTGGTGAGCTTCTTGCAGCGCATGTACGCGCACGGGCGGCTCGAGCCGCACTTTCTCCCCTCGGTCTTTATTGGGCTGGCTCCGGTAGGGCTGCTGGTGCTGGCCCCCTGGCGCTGGCTCGAGGGCGGGGCGCGGGTGGGCCTGGTACCCGAGGGCTGGGTTTCGGCCTGGCCGGTGGTTGGGCTGGCCATCTGGGGCCTGGGCCTGTGGTGGCTGGTGTACAGCCTGGCCCTGCTCCTCGATACGCTGCTGGTGGAGTGTCGCCGCGTGCAGTTTCACTTTGCGCCGGGCTGGTGGGGGTTTGTGTTTCCGCTGGGGGCCTTCACCCTCTCCACGCTGGCCCTGTCCAGAGGGCTGGAATCGGCTTTCCTGGCGGCCCTGGCCTGGGTGCTGCTACTGCTACTTGGGGTGTTCTGGCTCTGGGTGATGCTTTACTCGCTGAGGGCCTGGGCCACCCTGGGGGCGCTGCGGCCTCCTAAGCCATAG
- a CDS encoding iron ABC transporter permease encodes MTPDPLPPVQRRRPGVLLALALLLPLSLLWGAASGAYYIPPLEIPRVLREGLEGASVLLSIRFPRVLLAALVGGTLALSGAVLQGLLRTPLVEPGLVGLGLGAAAGAVLWLAFFPLAAWGLPLAAAVGVLGVLFLLLRLVPEGSEQPGARLLLVGLLLSSVLSAFIGFLQFRVGDPQGRSLTFWTLGGLGGAGWELLTLTAPLALLSGLLLLGQSRALNALTLGEEEAYHLGIAVGPLKRRALLLVALGVGAVVGAAGNIAFVGLLVPWLLRALGGADHRFVLPAAWLLGASLTVLADLAARTLFTPSELPVGLLTTLVGGPLFLYLLVREGWRG; translated from the coding sequence ATGACCCCAGACCCCCTTCCCCCAGTCCAGCGACGCCGCCCAGGGGTGTTACTGGCTTTGGCCTTGTTGCTGCCGCTAAGCCTCCTGTGGGGGGCGGCCAGCGGGGCTTATTACATCCCCCCGCTGGAGATTCCGAGGGTACTCCGGGAGGGCCTCGAGGGGGCCTCGGTGCTCCTCAGCATCCGCTTTCCCCGGGTCTTGCTGGCGGCTTTGGTCGGGGGCACGCTAGCCCTGAGTGGTGCAGTCTTGCAGGGGCTGTTGCGCACCCCCCTGGTCGAGCCGGGGCTGGTCGGGCTGGGGCTGGGGGCCGCCGCCGGGGCGGTGCTCTGGCTGGCCTTCTTCCCCCTGGCCGCCTGGGGCCTGCCCCTGGCCGCGGCCGTAGGGGTGCTGGGGGTGCTTTTTCTGCTTTTGCGCCTGGTGCCCGAGGGTAGCGAGCAGCCGGGGGCGCGGCTCTTGCTGGTGGGCCTTTTGCTCAGCTCTGTTCTGAGCGCCTTTATCGGCTTTTTGCAGTTTCGCGTGGGCGACCCCCAGGGCCGCAGCCTCACCTTCTGGACGCTGGGCGGCCTGGGCGGGGCTGGCTGGGAGTTGCTCACCCTTACCGCGCCTTTGGCCCTGCTGAGCGGCCTGTTGCTCCTGGGCCAGAGCCGCGCCCTCAACGCCCTCACCCTGGGCGAGGAGGAGGCCTATCACCTGGGCATCGCGGTGGGGCCCCTTAAGCGGCGGGCCTTGCTCCTGGTGGCCCTGGGGGTGGGGGCGGTGGTGGGGGCAGCGGGCAATATTGCCTTTGTGGGGCTGCTGGTGCCCTGGCTGCTGCGGGCGTTGGGGGGGGCCGACCACCGCTTTGTGCTGCCCGCAGCCTGGCTTTTGGGGGCCAGCCTGACCGTGCTGGCCGACCTGGCCGCCCGCACCCTCTTCACCCCGTCGGAGCTGCCGGTGGGGCTCCTGACCACCCTGGTGGGCGGGCCGCTTTTTTTATATCTGTTGGTTCGGGAGGGCTGGCGTGGCTAG
- a CDS encoding metal-sensitive transcriptional regulator, whose translation MSAASSKKHNLEARARVLNRLKRLEGQVRGLQKMVEEDRDCREILTLLSGIKSALEATGDLIFETYLEECRADLAKGQGDTKAIVEVVRLLRH comes from the coding sequence ATGAGCGCTGCCAGCAGCAAAAAACACAACCTCGAGGCCCGTGCCCGTGTGCTGAACCGCCTCAAGCGGCTCGAGGGGCAGGTACGGGGCCTGCAAAAGATGGTTGAGGAAGACCGCGACTGCCGCGAGATTCTGACCCTGCTCTCAGGTATCAAAAGCGCCCTGGAAGCCACCGGCGACCTGATCTTCGAGACCTATCTGGAGGAGTGCCGAGCCGACCTTGCCAAAGGCCAGGGCGATACCAAGGCCATTGTGGAGGTTGTGCGCCTGCTGCGGCACTGA
- a CDS encoding copper chaperone PCu(A)C, producing MRALVAVLFAGLALAQPTLRLEEGWVRRVPGNITAAYMVLYNPTDKPLKIVGASTPIATRVEFHQTTHSGHDEHLDLSAMRRVEALTVPARGRLKILPGGYHLMLYGLREKNPRPLAEGQKVPITLRLEGGASLTFTLTAQMR from the coding sequence ATGCGTGCGTTAGTCGCTGTTCTGTTTGCCGGTCTGGCCCTGGCCCAGCCCACGCTAAGGCTCGAGGAAGGCTGGGTACGGCGGGTGCCGGGGAACATCACCGCCGCTTATATGGTGCTCTACAACCCCACCGACAAGCCCTTGAAGATTGTGGGGGCCAGCACCCCCATCGCCACCCGGGTCGAGTTTCACCAGACTACCCACAGCGGCCACGACGAGCACCTCGACCTTTCGGCCATGCGGCGGGTAGAGGCCCTGACCGTACCGGCCAGGGGCCGCCTCAAGATTCTGCCCGGTGGCTACCACCTGATGCTCTACGGCTTACGCGAAAAGAACCCCAGGCCCCTGGCCGAAGGGCAGAAAGTGCCCATTACCTTGCGGCTCGAGGGTGGGGCCAGCCTGACCTTCACCCTGACCGCGCAGATGCGCTAA
- a CDS encoding universal stress protein: MWGGLQVYGAEAKAVELVNVLEHGEEPADPGLRTRLPMLRDIDRHHGKLALEQATALARKLGVARKALQPTGLPEQLIMQKAPDFDLIALGSHGRSSLRRWMMGSVAEGVVRRCQTPVLVVPCPEA; the protein is encoded by the coding sequence ATGTGGGGCGGCCTTCAAGTCTATGGAGCCGAGGCCAAGGCAGTTGAACTCGTCAACGTCCTCGAGCACGGCGAAGAACCCGCCGACCCTGGCTTGCGAACCCGACTGCCCATGTTGCGCGATATTGACCGCCACCACGGCAAGCTGGCCCTCGAGCAAGCCACCGCCCTGGCCCGGAAGCTTGGGGTCGCGCGCAAGGCCCTCCAGCCCACCGGCTTGCCCGAGCAGCTCATCATGCAGAAAGCCCCGGACTTCGACCTGATTGCCTTGGGCAGCCACGGGCGCAGCAGCCTGAGGCGCTGGATGATGGGCTCGGTGGCAGAAGGGGTGGTGCGCCGCTGCCAGACCCCAGTGTTGGTGGTGCCCTGTCCAGAAGCCTGA
- a CDS encoding TlpA family protein disulfide reductase — MKLTPDALLLGPLALSWPNLALLLGILAFTWLAARQGVEGKAWWVLLVAVLAARVGYAVEHLSTWPNVGAALLGVLDIRSGGWNWWVGFPAGALAALFLLKREATRLLVPGAASLAVAFLPLGLQYGLTRPAPSASKPALETQVLQYLEAGQSHPSEVRFADLPRPMLVNLWATWCPPCRAEMPLLVEYQQKGYPIVLLNAGEDPGAIQSFLQQNGLKARVFLDTAGLQRAFQVSGLPTTLLIGSDGQVMARHLGPVNRAQLEQLLQQLN; from the coding sequence ATGAAACTGACCCCGGATGCTCTGTTATTGGGCCCTCTGGCCCTGAGCTGGCCCAACCTGGCCCTGCTGCTCGGCATTCTGGCCTTTACCTGGCTGGCCGCGCGTCAGGGGGTGGAGGGGAAAGCCTGGTGGGTGTTGCTGGTGGCGGTGCTGGCGGCTCGAGTGGGCTACGCCGTAGAACATCTGTCTACCTGGCCCAATGTTGGAGCCGCTTTGCTCGGCGTTCTAGACATCCGCAGCGGAGGCTGGAACTGGTGGGTGGGGTTTCCAGCCGGGGCCCTGGCAGCGCTTTTCCTGCTCAAGCGGGAAGCAACCCGCTTGCTGGTTCCGGGGGCGGCCTCGCTGGCCGTGGCTTTTTTACCGCTGGGACTGCAGTATGGCCTCACCCGTCCGGCCCCATCGGCCAGCAAACCGGCCCTCGAGACCCAGGTGCTACAGTACCTCGAGGCCGGCCAGTCCCACCCCAGCGAGGTGCGTTTTGCAGACCTGCCCAGGCCCATGTTGGTCAACCTCTGGGCTACCTGGTGCCCTCCCTGCCGGGCCGAGATGCCCCTGCTGGTGGAGTACCAGCAGAAGGGCTATCCCATCGTGCTCCTGAACGCAGGGGAAGACCCAGGGGCCATTCAAAGCTTCCTGCAGCAGAACGGGCTAAAGGCGCGGGTCTTCCTGGACACTGCCGGTTTGCAAAGGGCCTTTCAGGTGAGTGGGCTGCCCACCACCTTGCTGATTGGCTCCGATGGGCAGGTCATGGCCCGTCACCTGGGGCCTGTCAACCGGGCTCAGCTCGAGCAGCTTTTGCAGCAGCTCAACTAG
- a CDS encoding nitrous oxide reductase accessory protein NosL, giving the protein MKRRTVIKGLLALPLGFGVLQPALAAARPLRVGVDACPYCNMTILDARYAAQMVSTTGKVFQYDDVGCLLDHVLGYGGPQATPKEMYVADFAASERREARFLQAEQAHFLFNERIRTPMGVGLLAFKSARELEDYLKERPQHAGEKLRWNELLARGRKQAWVPGYGR; this is encoded by the coding sequence ATGAAGCGACGCACCGTCATCAAAGGACTGCTGGCCCTGCCCCTGGGCTTTGGCGTGCTGCAACCGGCGCTGGCTGCGGCCCGGCCCCTGCGGGTGGGCGTGGATGCCTGCCCCTACTGCAACATGACCATTCTGGACGCCCGCTACGCCGCGCAAATGGTCTCCACCACCGGCAAGGTGTTCCAGTACGACGACGTGGGCTGCCTGCTCGACCACGTGCTGGGTTATGGCGGCCCCCAGGCCACCCCCAAAGAGATGTATGTGGCCGACTTTGCCGCCTCCGAGCGCAGAGAGGCCCGTTTTTTGCAGGCGGAACAGGCCCACTTCCTCTTCAATGAGCGTATCCGCACCCCCATGGGGGTGGGGCTCCTGGCCTTCAAGAGTGCCAGGGAACTCGAGGATTACCTGAAGGAGCGGCCCCAGCACGCCGGCGAGAAGCTGCGCTGGAACGAGCTGCTGGCTCGAGGGCGCAAGCAGGCCTGGGTGCCGGGTTACGGACGATGA
- the trxB gene encoding thioredoxin-disulfide reductase, translating to MSQSYDVIIIGGGPAGLTSGIYAGRANLKTLILEKGLPGGQIAQTDEVENYPGFPEPISGPELSERMVQQAKRFGAQIVMDEVQGLEKTPEGFVVRGYEGDYRSRTVILATGANPKKLGVPGEEKFYGRGVSTCATCDGFFYRDKEVVVVGGGDAAVEEGLFLTKFARKVTLVHRRDELRANKTAQARAFANPRMHFIWDTVVEEVLGEETVSGVRLKNLKTGEVYDYPTDGVFVFIGHVPNTGFLNGLVELRPDGYVAVRDEIFTSVPGLFAAGDVADPIYRQLSTSVGAGTRAAMMAERYLAEQEHAVAH from the coding sequence ATGAGCCAGAGCTACGACGTGATCATCATTGGAGGGGGGCCGGCGGGCCTCACCTCAGGTATCTATGCAGGCCGCGCCAACCTTAAGACCCTCATTCTGGAAAAAGGGCTGCCCGGCGGCCAGATTGCCCAGACCGACGAGGTTGAGAACTACCCCGGCTTCCCCGAGCCCATCAGCGGGCCGGAGCTTTCCGAGCGCATGGTGCAGCAGGCTAAGCGCTTCGGGGCCCAGATCGTGATGGACGAGGTGCAGGGCCTCGAGAAAACCCCCGAGGGTTTTGTGGTGCGGGGCTACGAAGGAGACTACCGGAGCCGCACGGTCATCCTGGCCACCGGCGCCAATCCCAAAAAATTGGGCGTACCCGGCGAGGAAAAGTTCTACGGGCGCGGGGTGAGCACCTGTGCGACCTGCGACGGCTTCTTCTACCGCGATAAAGAAGTGGTGGTGGTGGGCGGGGGCGATGCCGCCGTGGAAGAGGGACTGTTCCTGACCAAGTTCGCCCGCAAGGTGACCCTGGTGCACCGGCGCGACGAACTGCGAGCCAACAAGACCGCCCAGGCCCGGGCTTTTGCCAACCCCAGGATGCACTTCATCTGGGACACCGTGGTAGAGGAGGTGCTGGGTGAGGAAACCGTCAGCGGGGTACGCCTGAAGAACCTCAAGACCGGCGAGGTCTACGACTACCCTACCGACGGGGTCTTTGTCTTCATCGGGCACGTGCCCAACACCGGCTTCCTGAACGGCCTGGTGGAGTTGCGCCCGGATGGCTACGTGGCGGTGCGGGACGAAATCTTTACCTCGGTGCCCGGGCTTTTTGCCGCCGGCGACGTGGCCGACCCCATCTACCGCCAGCTCTCCACCAGCGTGGGAGCCGGAACCCGCGCGGCCATGATGGCCGAGCGCTACCTGGCCGAGCAAGAGCACGCGGTGGCCCACTAA
- a CDS encoding ABC transporter ATP-binding protein: MVEVVALHKKGRLADVHLRLAAGSLALLGPNGAGKSTLLGLLAGRLKADGGTVRLFGHDPRSLGAARARAYIPQHLTFPATLRVEEVLEAARQLKGATLEDKAEVAERMGLGAHLKRPVAQLSGGWRQRLALAAGLMGYPPLWLLDEPASALDTEGLERLQDWMATHLAMGGLVILSAHRQEEISRLADQFVRLEHGQVVEQGSVNYVQEPS, encoded by the coding sequence ATGGTTGAGGTGGTAGCGCTGCACAAAAAAGGTCGTCTGGCGGATGTCCACCTGCGCCTGGCGGCGGGCAGCCTGGCCCTCCTGGGCCCCAACGGGGCCGGCAAGAGCACCCTGCTGGGCCTGCTGGCCGGGCGGCTCAAAGCCGATGGCGGTACGGTACGGCTCTTCGGGCACGACCCCCGCAGCCTGGGGGCCGCGCGTGCGCGGGCCTACATCCCCCAGCACCTGACCTTTCCCGCCACTCTGCGGGTGGAAGAGGTGCTGGAAGCGGCCCGCCAGCTCAAAGGCGCAACCCTCGAGGACAAAGCCGAGGTCGCCGAGCGCATGGGCCTGGGGGCCCACCTCAAGCGCCCCGTAGCCCAGCTCTCGGGTGGCTGGCGGCAGCGGCTGGCGCTGGCCGCCGGGCTGATGGGCTATCCCCCGCTGTGGCTGCTGGACGAGCCCGCCTCGGCCCTGGATACCGAGGGTCTGGAGCGTTTGCAAGACTGGATGGCCACCCACCTCGCCATGGGCGGGCTGGTGATCTTATCGGCCCACCGACAAGAAGAAATCTCGCGCCTGGCCGATCAGTTTGTACGGCTGGAACACGGCCAGGTGGTTGAACAAGGCAGTGTGAACTATGTACAAGAACCGTCGTGA
- a CDS encoding VanW family protein has product MRALVALFSLLSLAWAELEAVLVVREQVLEKGQVVEYIGTRHYPIPSEAALEPLISQLSRPARPARFIFEPHKGWMAVQKLGYRLDADAVRRAYRAALEAGKSSFILPVTVEQPRPSVHDLWQRGIVELVGEGTTNFAGSLPSRVHNIRLASARFDGVQIPPGTVFSFNRALGPVTPATGYQKAWVIRGDRTVWDVGGGVCQVCTTLFRAAYFSGLPIVERHPHSYQVGYYKPTGLDATTAPPKDLRFKNDTPAHLLIQTSIQGQNLTFRFFGTKDREVSWRGPVILWRTPPLPTRYIYDATLPAGYRRQIDFAAEGALVRVYRTVRLQSGAVRQDVLESRYKAWGAVYLVGLRR; this is encoded by the coding sequence ATGCGTGCGCTGGTCGCTCTATTCAGCTTGCTCTCGCTGGCCTGGGCCGAACTCGAGGCAGTTTTGGTGGTGCGGGAACAGGTGCTGGAGAAGGGACAAGTGGTGGAGTACATCGGAACCCGGCACTACCCCATCCCAAGCGAGGCCGCCCTCGAGCCGTTGATTAGTCAACTGAGCCGCCCGGCACGCCCAGCGCGTTTTATCTTCGAGCCTCACAAGGGCTGGATGGCCGTCCAGAAACTGGGGTATCGCCTGGATGCCGATGCTGTTCGGCGGGCCTACCGGGCTGCGCTCGAGGCGGGCAAGTCCTCTTTTATATTGCCCGTGACGGTAGAGCAGCCCAGACCTAGCGTCCACGACCTGTGGCAGCGCGGCATCGTGGAGCTGGTGGGCGAGGGAACCACCAACTTTGCGGGTTCGCTGCCCAGCCGGGTTCACAACATTCGGCTGGCTTCTGCCCGGTTCGATGGCGTCCAAATACCTCCTGGCACGGTGTTTTCGTTCAACCGGGCGCTGGGGCCGGTCACGCCCGCCACCGGCTACCAGAAAGCCTGGGTGATCCGGGGCGACCGAACCGTGTGGGATGTGGGGGGTGGGGTCTGCCAGGTCTGCACCACGCTCTTTCGGGCGGCTTATTTTAGCGGCCTGCCCATCGTGGAACGCCACCCCCACAGCTATCAGGTGGGCTACTACAAACCCACCGGCCTCGACGCCACCACCGCCCCGCCCAAGGATCTGCGCTTCAAAAACGATACCCCGGCCCACCTGCTCATCCAGACCTCTATCCAGGGCCAGAACCTGACCTTTCGCTTCTTTGGCACAAAAGACCGCGAAGTCAGTTGGCGGGGGCCGGTGATACTCTGGCGCACCCCTCCCCTGCCCACCCGCTACATCTACGACGCCACCCTGCCCGCCGGATACCGTCGGCAGATTGACTTTGCCGCCGAGGGGGCGCTGGTACGGGTGTACCGAACCGTCCGGCTGCAAAGCGGGGCGGTGCGGCAGGATGTGCTCGAGAGCCGCTACAAGGCCTGGGGGGCGGTATATCTGGTAGGCCTCCGTCGCTAG
- a CDS encoding ABC transporter substrate-binding protein, translating into MRPWLFAIPVLLSLALAQPFRVTDATGREVEVRSAERIVSVGGSISEILDKFGLSERIVGRDTGSYIPASLLKKPDVGLFFRLNAEAILAQRPTLILTVSEAGPPPVLAQLRQAGVSVVLVPDEPTPEGVKKKIRTIGAAVGQPGRAEELVRALERDLLALRSKTRVRRGEPLRVLYIYPRDPRNTFVCGEEASGAGLITLAGAQNAVKTVQGAGAVRGCVNLTAEAVVAARPEAIVVPFFPDQPFSFENILRLPGVAETPAGRNRRIVAMDVTYISGYGYTAGRAALELHQALYEKTGSVRINHPGFNP; encoded by the coding sequence ATGAGACCCTGGTTGTTCGCAATTCCCGTACTCCTAAGCCTGGCCCTGGCCCAACCCTTCCGGGTGACCGATGCCACGGGCCGCGAGGTGGAGGTACGCAGCGCCGAGCGCATCGTGAGCGTGGGGGGTTCCATCTCCGAGATTCTCGATAAGTTTGGCCTCAGTGAGCGCATCGTGGGGCGCGACACCGGTTCGTACATCCCGGCTTCGCTCCTCAAGAAGCCCGACGTGGGCCTCTTCTTCCGCCTGAACGCCGAGGCCATCCTGGCCCAGCGGCCTACCCTGATCCTGACCGTTTCCGAGGCAGGCCCCCCGCCGGTGCTGGCCCAGCTCCGTCAGGCCGGGGTGAGTGTGGTGCTGGTGCCCGACGAGCCTACCCCCGAGGGTGTGAAAAAGAAGATCCGCACCATTGGGGCGGCGGTGGGCCAGCCGGGGCGGGCTGAGGAACTGGTACGGGCCCTGGAGCGCGACCTGCTGGCCCTGCGCTCCAAAACCCGGGTACGGCGCGGCGAGCCCCTGCGGGTGCTGTACATCTACCCCCGCGACCCCCGCAACACCTTTGTGTGTGGCGAAGAGGCCAGCGGGGCAGGCCTCATCACCCTGGCCGGGGCCCAGAACGCGGTCAAAACCGTTCAGGGAGCCGGTGCGGTGCGCGGCTGCGTGAACCTGACCGCTGAAGCGGTGGTGGCGGCCCGGCCCGAGGCCATTGTGGTACCCTTCTTCCCCGACCAGCCCTTCAGCTTTGAAAACATCCTGCGCCTGCCCGGCGTGGCCGAGACCCCCGCAGGCCGTAACCGCCGCATTGTGGCCATGGACGTGACCTACATCTCCGGCTATGGCTACACCGCAGGCCGGGCGGCCCTCGAGCTCCACCAGGCCCTCTACGAAAAGACCGGCTCGGTACGCATCAATCACCCAGGATTTAACCCCTGA